In Juglans microcarpa x Juglans regia isolate MS1-56 chromosome 1S, Jm3101_v1.0, whole genome shotgun sequence, the genomic stretch ATTGAGTCTATGCTATACATATAACTTAGAGATCTTATTCATAAGAGAAGTaccacatatataaaaatattattaaaaaattaatttacaaattaacgtaatttcatatgatctgttagatttactttacaataaaaatatatttataactgaTATAACTTGATAATATGATGTACCACatcaaaccatatcaatttgtaagtttacttttatataatcttttatgattaaaataattagatactactataaaataattatttcaagggagatattttataaaaaaaaaaaaaatatttatttacaagttCGTTCATTAACCCACTAAATCTAGTACTCGTACGGAAACTCACCGTATCAATGATTACGGAAACCCGTGATAAAGTGGAGGGAAAggaacaataaaataataagataggatttaataattttatacattagtacgtgagaatcatatataaaatattaatatatactattatattatgtgtattatattattaatttatgtaaacacataatatataattattatggtTAAATATCAACCagttatctaataattatttttacaatttctctaattttttaattattatattttattcaaaaattaaaaattacacaACTCAACCCGacaactaattttttaatcaagCTCGACCTTGAGCTGATAGTTAAGTTCACGCTCAaataaagattatataaaaagtccaaaattattatgcatttactataagaaaataataggCAACATTACAGAACATCAAGTGTCGCTTTGGCCGAGTGGTTAAGGCGTGTGCCTGCTAAGTACATGGGGTTTCCCCGCGAGAGTTCGAATCTCTCAGGCGACGAAAAATTAAAGACTAACTTGTCTTTTGTCGTTTTCTTGTCACACTTTCAATGTTGCAGCTCGCTCTTGTGTCGACTAGAAAGCACCATTTCCAacgttaatatattaattaaagtagtgatacatatatttataagagttatttttttaatttttaattttataatttttcacatatcagaaaaataatttttttataaatttttattaactacaatatttttctattaattaattatatggcCATTTGGTACCATCAAGGGACGCTTTTTGGTTCCCTTCCTCCATTAGTTGAACACTTCTAAATTCATAGTTTAACtgatcatttaatttaatttaaggtGACATCTACCCACCTTCCCCTTTCATTTTTGACTTATCCTACATTTAAgattttagttattattattattataattctacatataattgtgaagtactcgtgtaattattttaaaaaagagtgagatcttttattaaaaaatgtatttttttcatatggatatcatgttttacttactttttttaaaacgattacgcggcAATTGCCTAATTCAttgttgcaaatatattttctcttattattattattatcatcatcatcatcacagtCATCGCCATCGATTGGTCAATCAACATAACAAGTCGCAATTGAGATAAACAttaatccataaaataatttataaaaataatattatttatatatatatatataattgtataaagaTAGTAAAAATGCGTATAGGTTTATCATTACTCACATGTATATACATCTTCCTCTTTTATTCTCTATTAGACACGTTGAAGCGCAATAAGGAATTCTAATGCAATTAATGAGCACAATGAAGGTGATTTGCAAAAATGTTGGagcaaatataatataaatcaaagTCTACTCAAGTTATTGTTTAAATTTAACGATCTCAAATGAGAGACATATTATGAAGTGGGCTCTAAATATTGTAGAGCACACTTCAGGTTTCTATCTTCCACTCTTGATATATCTTCAAGTTCTTATCAAAACTCAAGTGGATATTTTTTCATGTTCTATATATGAATTGGTCAAggattattgaaaataaaaaccacACATAAATGTTACCAAAAAGTACAAAGAGTTGGTCAAATTTCTTCTTTGAAATGGCAAATTACATACAATGCTatatttttttgcttcataagaataaaaatttatctttattctCATAGAAATGGACATTAAAAAAACTCTGGATTTTATTAGACATGTTGAGAGATGGtgcccccccccgcccccccggGCGCCGCGcggaatatttttcatatgattttcCTTTGCTATCATCTCTCCCATAGCATTGCTTACTCGAGTACATATTTAGATACCCAGCTATACTTGAATCCAAACTCGGGCATGTAATGTGGCCCGAGTACCCGCTTGAGTTAACTCGAGTCATAACCCAGgcaaatatctaaaaaaatttgagtttttgaaaTCCTGAATCCGTGTAAGAAAACTCGTGTTGTGAgtattaggggtgggcagtggggcCCGGTTGGATTCGACCTGTAgacacacatatttatatataataggttTATCCACAAAACAACATCGATTCATTACAAGGTTACAAAACCCtacatataaatattacattttctctctcttctcatttctctcattccagACTTCCTAGCCGCCTACCTTCCCCCTCGTCTTCTCCACTCTTCTCTTATCCCCTCTTCTTTTTTGAGTTTTCTCCCCCGTCTGTCAAGCTTTCATGCCTCAGTGCAATGGCCACAACCCACCATCCTTGAATTCTCTCTCCTATCTATTATTCTCCCTCTTCCCTTCTTtttctcatcctcctcctctaaGCCATCAGAGATAAGAGAACTTATCTTCGTAACTTCGTTGTCATGGGTAACGACTGACGACGACAACCATGGGACACCGTGAGTCAGTGACGCCATGACGATTTTTTGAGTTAAATGATTTAATGACCCATGATCACAACCATGGACCATCCAAATCTGCCCATTGATCTCTGAATATTTGTGCAAATGTCTGAATGACCCATGATCGCGTCCATGGCCCGTGGGTTTATTGTTTGATTTGTAAGCTTGTTTGGTTTGAtctgtaagtttattttttggtttttgtttggatttgtaAGTTCTGTAAGGCTTTGTGtgattttgttcatattttttgtaagattttaattttgtaagatTTGTATTCTATAATGCAGTATTTTACGGGGTTGTGGATGGACTATGTAATTTGGGTAATTTGGTTTTCGATTCATGTAATTGCCTTATCTAGGTTTCGGGCAGGAAAAAATCAACCTAGATGAATAATGCTACTCTCCCATTGGATATAGGCGGGTTAGTAATCTAGTAATCGGTTCAGTTACGTGCGGGTTGGTAATTTGGTTATCAGTTCAGGTAACTGCCTTATCCAGGTTTCGGGCCAGAAAAAATCGGCCAGATGAACAATGCTACTCTCCCATTGGAGTAATTCTCATTATGTTACTCTCCCATTGGATTATTCTCATTAATTGAGGGGTTCCAACTTGCTAGCGATAAATGGTTTCTTCATAAATGGTTCTCCCTTTTCTCTGTATGGCCTCAAACTTCCCCTAGCACCATGAGACACGATTTGTTTTGTTCTAATTTTTAGTTCTACGCAAATCGGGTCAATACTAGCTGGGCACGCCCCATAGGTACGAAATCCACCACCAACTCCAGCTTCGACATCGAGTCCAAACCACCATGCATGTGAGGGTCACAAACTGCGTCGAGGACTAAAATATGCAACAAAATGGGATTTCAGATTCATCACTCCCTCAATCTCCACAACAAACTTGCCTTCTACGCGttaatctaaaaatttatatctttGTAGTCTAGCATCATTAATCTAATCAAAACGCGTTCCTGCCTCACACACATATTGACATCCCTAAAAACACGTGACAGTTCAATACAGGAGTTCACAAAACGGTACCTACAGTTGAACAAACTGTCATGAATTGAAAGCACAGTAAGAAACAGCTACAAATTAGTCGGCCACTAGGCCTGGACTAACCTAGTCAAGTTGATTGGTTCGTGGCAAGCCCAAAGCCATCTTTGGCGACTTCAAAAGTCAAGCCTATAAAAAGCTCTAGAAAGAAGAAACGCTGCGACTCGAGCTGGAGCTTTGAGACCTTGGATTTCAATACTTCCAGTATCAGACATACGAAATCAATCCTaaagtcaaaaaaataaaaaaactctaaGGAGAAAATTCTCTTGGACTTGGGAGTTTGGACACCGCTACCGCGTAAGTAAGTTGACCGTTCTTGTTTCGTGATGTTCGCGTGAAATAACGTTCATTTCCACCAACCTTCCTGCACTTTTTCTTTGTATAAATTCTCTTGCCCGCACTGTTTCGTTTCCTCACCCAAAAAACAACCTTTTTCTCTGACAGCTTATGTCTCAGAGGCTCAACGTTCCTCACTCTTCCTCCATAGCCTTCTCCCTCCATTCCCATCTGGTTTCAAGTGAGATGAACCCCAGCTCCAACTGgtgttttaattttcattaattgaaAGCTTTTTACTTCCAGTTCCCACCTGATTAATTCTCTGGATATTCTAAACCCATTGTTTCATTCTTTCAAATCATAGCAAAGTTCTTTCTGTTTGTTTCCCGAGGGAGAGACCAAAAAGAAAGGTTTAGCTGATTTCAAGATGGGTCTGACAGGTTTTGTTGAAGGAGGCATAGCTTCAATTGTTGCAGGCTGTGCCACCCACCCTATGGACCTAATCAAGGTCCGAATGCAGCTCCAGGGCGAAACCAGCGCCCCAAAATCGACTCCGTACCCAGCCGTTCAAACTCTCCGCCCTGCTCTAGCCTTCCGCAACACTACACTCACAGCTCCGGAATCGATTCGCGTGCCTGTTCCGACACCGCAAGTGGCGCGTGCGGGCCCAATCGCCGTCGGTGTCCGTATCCTCCAACAGGAAGGTGTCGGTGCTTTGTTCTCGGGCGTCTCCGCCACCATCCTCCGCCAGACTCTCTACTCGACGACCCGAATGGGCCTCTACGACATCCTGAAAAAGAAGTGGACCGATCCAAACTCCGGCACCTTGCCGCTCGCGAGCAAGATATCCGCAGGCCTCATAGCTGGTGCAATCGGCGCGGCGGTGGGCAACCCGGCCGACGTGGCCATGGTCCGCATGCAAGCCGATGGGCGGCTCCCCTTGGCTCAGCGCCGCAACTACACGAGCGTGGTTGACGCCATAAACCGCATGGCACGCCAAGAAGGGATTGCCAGCCTGTGGCGCGGTTCGTCCATGACGATAAACCGCGCCATGTTGGTCACAGCCTCACAACTCGCCTCGTACGACCAGATCAAGGAGATGATACTGGAAAAGGGGGTGATGAAGGACGGGCTGGGAACCCACGTAACAGCGAGCTTCTCAGCGGGATTCGTGGCGGCAGTGGCGTCGAACCCGGTGGACGTGATAAAGACGAGGGTGATGAACATGAAGGTGGAGGCAGGGGCGGAAGCTCCGTACTCGGGCGCTCTGGACTGCGCGTTGAAGACAGTGCGCGCGGAGGGGCCATTGGCACTGTACAAGGGGTTTGTGCCGACCATTTCAAGACAGGGACCTTTCACTGTTGTGCTGTTTGTGACGCTCGAGCAGGTTCGCAAGCTGCTCAAGGATTTCTGATGACCACGAAGATATTTAGGATTAAAGTTGAATTCCATGTTTTTCTCCCCTAAGAATCTCTCAttagattagctaaaagttaaatcaggttaactaaaaattaaatctattaaagatttaattattaaatcataaaatataatcatattaaaataactaaattctaaatatttaaaatttaactacaACCACTTCtaaaattgttttcaaatttgaaaaaaactattcattcatcaaatacaagaaatattatttattaa encodes the following:
- the LOC121246569 gene encoding mitochondrial uncoupling protein 5-like; the protein is MGLTGFVEGGIASIVAGCATHPMDLIKVRMQLQGETSAPKSTPYPAVQTLRPALAFRNTTLTAPESIRVPVPTPQVARAGPIAVGVRILQQEGVGALFSGVSATILRQTLYSTTRMGLYDILKKKWTDPNSGTLPLASKISAGLIAGAIGAAVGNPADVAMVRMQADGRLPLAQRRNYTSVVDAINRMARQEGIASLWRGSSMTINRAMLVTASQLASYDQIKEMILEKGVMKDGLGTHVTASFSAGFVAAVASNPVDVIKTRVMNMKVEAGAEAPYSGALDCALKTVRAEGPLALYKGFVPTISRQGPFTVVLFVTLEQVRKLLKDF